Within the Marasmius oreades isolate 03SP1 chromosome 10, whole genome shotgun sequence genome, the region CAGGCACAAGGCAGACCGTTAAAACTACCCCGTCATTAGGCCCAACAGTTAAATCTTTTCCCTCATTTCCCTCCGGAACGTTCTCCAGACGCACTTCACACCCTTACCCTCACTCGGGTTCATCATCAGAAGGAGCGCCGTGGTCAACATCACTACATTCACCACCATCACGCTCTAGAAATTCCACAGAATGGTCAGATAGACATAAATACAACAGAGATGCCCTACCCCACGTGGATGTGAGACCAAGAGATCAAAATACCCATGATAATTCAAAAACCAGGCGTAGCACTTGGTCGACTCGGATGGGGGGCGGAGACAGGAGAGATATCGCGTCTGATTTGCAAGGACAGTCTGCGCAGCAAAAATCTGTGCCTCGGTCATACGAAAATATCCCAAATACCACCCAAAACCCCTTAGTAGTTGTGACAGAAGAATCTGGCTTCTTTGAAGGAATGGACTCCGGCATAGGGCACCCCTCCACTTTCCAAACTCGCAGAGACTACCCACAGCCCCACAAAAGGTCTCGCGGGCGAGGATCCATCATTGAACGGTTAAACTACTTGCCGTCATCGTCGCAACCAGACCTAAATGATAGACAACAGAGATACAAACGCACATCAGAGAAACAGAACGTCAAGAAACCAAAGGCGTTTATGGAGAAGAGGATTATTGCCGACGTCTATATACCCTCCGTTGTGTCTGTTGGTACCCTGGCCCAGTTGTTGAATGTACGGCTAGGTGGGGTGCAGTTTGAGTCGATCGGTGCTCACACATGACTGAAGTTTACGTCTAGAACAGCTTCGGCGTAGGATGAAACGGTCAGGGATGGCAGAGGAGGCTTCATATGATCACGGTACACTCATATCTCTCGGTACCTATGATTTTTGTTCTGACACCCCGATTCAGTCTTGACCTCCGATTATGCGGTTCTGCTTGCAGAAGAGTTCGGGAAAAATCCCATCGTCAGTGATGAAATGGCGTTCGATATATACCCATCGTTCGTATAACATTTTCCGTTAGTTGGCTTACATTGTGACCCCATTTTTCAATAGCCCTCCGCATCCCAATCCTAGTACTCTTCCCCACCGCCCACCGGTCGTGACCATCATGGGCCATGTAGATCATGGAAAAACAACTCTTCTTGACACATTGCGGTCAGCGTCCGTTGCTAAAGGAGAGGCTGGTGGTATCACCCAACATATTGGCGCATTCTCTGTTCCAGTCCCTGGCAATACCAATATCACCGGCGGACCTAAATCAATAACATTTTTGGATACTCCAGGACATGCGGCATTTTCTGCAATGCGTGCTCGTGGCGCTGGAGTGACAGATATTGTGGTCCTCGTGGTCGCGGCAGACGATGGTATCATGCCTCAGACTCGAGAGGTTATCGAAATTATTAAGAAGGAACGAGACAATCTTGGTGTTATCGTTGCGATCAATAAAGTGGACAAGCCTGGCGTCGACATCGTGAGTTCATTGTCGGGAATAGGTCGCAGATTTGACGAACTTAATATCAGGAAGCCGTTCAAAAGAGACTTCTGTCCGAAGGCATACAATTGGAGGCATTTGGAGGCGACGTCCCGTCCGTAGCCGTATCAGGCTTGACTGGACAGGGGCTACCTGAATTCGTGGAAACCCTCTCTGCTATAGCAGAAATGCAGGATCTGCGTGCCGAGACTGACGGTCCCGTTCATGGTCACATTCTGGAGTCCAAGATGCATAAAGGTTTAGGGTATGTACCCCCGTTTTTGCAACGTTAACGTGCAAAGTGCTGAAAAGTGACATAGTGCTGTTGCAACAGTCCTGGTTTCTCGTGGAAGCTTACTGGTCGGTTCACATATCGTAAGCGGAACGAGTCAGGCGAAGGTCCGTGTAATGACCGATTCGTCCGGTAAATCTGTCAAGTCCGCAGGCCCTGGGATGACGGTCACAGTTTCTGGATGGAAAACGTTACCTAATGCTGGTGATGACGTCTTGCAGGGTTCAGAGTCAACTATCAAGAAAGCGATTGCAAATCGTCAACGCAAAGTAGACCTTGAAGGTTCTCTAGTCGATGTCGAAGCTATCAATAACAGGCGGAGAGAAGAGCGTGAAAGGCGAGAGCTAGAGGCAGATGGAAAGGTGATCGAAGGAGAGGATGAGAGGACTGGTCCTAAAGAGTTACGACTGGTTGTGAAGGCTGATGTGAGCGGAAGTGCTGAAGCTGTTGTCGGTGTGGTGCAGGGAATTGGGAATCATCTGGCGACGACGAAAGTAATTTCTTCAGGGGTAGGTGATGTCACAGAGTCGGACGTGACGCTAGCGAAAACGGCAGGAGGCAAGTCATCTCTATATTTATGGATAACTTCATTGGACTATGACACCTTACTTTACTCCTGTTAGGAATAATCGTGGCTTTCAATGTCCACGTTCCAAGATCAATGGAGGTCTTGGCCGCTCAGAACAATGTCTCGATATCGAGTTCTGGTATCATTTATAGGTTAATTGAGCAAGTCACAGACCACGTCGTCGCGCTTCTGCCAGTCGTCGTTGAGAAGACGGTTACAGGAGAGGCTACCGTACTGCAAGTGTTCGAGATCCAAGTCAAGTCAAAACAAACGACGAAAGTCGCTGGTTGCAGAGTATTCAACGGCGTAGTGGAAAGGACGAAACAGGCAAGGGTACTCCGGGATGGTGAAATCGTTCATGAAGGTTTGTCGAGCAGCGTAGAAGTACAACAGACTCAATAACTGATCAAAAATTGATCACTAGGACTAGTGGAAACGTTACGCCAGATCAAGAAGGATGTTGTTGAAGTGAGAAAGGGGTCTGAGTGCGGTCTCAATCTCGCTGGATTCTCTGACCTTAGGGAGGGAGATGTCATTCAGATGTTTACAACCATCGAGAAACCAGGTAAACTATAACTCGCGTAGATCAATGCTGTTCATGAGTAAGTCTAGTAAAAATTTAGAACATGTAGACTAGTAGAGTTCAGCACACATCACTGCTAATTACTTGTTTCTATTCTGCTCATTCAAAACACTCTTTGCTCCAACTGTTCCTGTTCGCCCACTAACCCCAAAAGTCAGACTAATATTTCCCAGGTCATGAACAGGTTTCTCCAGTATTGTCCAACTTCGGGTATCCTGCTTCTTCAATATCAACTCCACCTGTCAGGTTGGTGGTGAGATCAATGATGCTATAAATTGTAAGAAAGTGACGGACCTTTGTCCCGAAAATTTGGAAAATGGATTCGGATGGTTCGATTGGTCCAAACAATTCAATCGTCTTGACGAATCGCTTTGAACCAGGAAGTCGTAGCTCAACAGAAACCTGTATAGGGAAAAGATGGTGAACGCCTGTATGAGGGACGGATCCAGAGCGTAAACTTACTTGGTTTTCCTCAAAGCTAATCTTGCTCGTCTCCTTCTCAACCTTTTTAGCAAATATAGAAACGTACACCTTGTCGAGTGTTTGATAATGGTCGACGCGACAATCTGTTAGTTCGTCTGTCATCTGATAAGCTCGCCTGGTCAGTCACTTGTGGTGAATGAATTAATTTATCTGTTCACCTGCTGATCGGTTTTTGGCGCGAAAACATGGCGACCTGTTTTACATCCGTCGATTTTGAGAAACTCCTCGAATTCCAAAACGCGGCGTTTACAGCAAAGGTAGCCCTAAAACGTGGATTTAGAAAGTTGAAGCAATACCGTCGACTATCCGAGCGTGACTCACCTTACTTCCCTCTCTGAAAATAGGCTGGAATCGATCAATGAATAGTATGGTATTAAGAAAAGGAGATTCTCTTACTGGCATTGGATGATAAACACATTTCGtgccttcaccttcaccctTTCGATTAACTTCATTGCTCACAAACGTCGTTTTGCATCCTTTGCGTTTACAAGGTGTACCTTCCTGCACAGGAACATCCAgatcgtcttcttcctctattTGGATTGGATGTGGCAAAGCTGTAAAAGGGCCTTGGTTCACAATCCGAACGGGTATTGAGCTTGTTTTTGGTGGTTCGACCGCGGAAATCGGTTTTTCTTCTCTAATGGTGGGCTGGGAAGACGATGATGAGACGGATGGTTCTGGTTCTGGAGCTTTATGCGTGTGGCTGTCTGTTTCTGCGCATCCCTGAGAGAAGGAGTTAAATGTCGACAGCAAATCGCGATTGGTAAACGGTTCCGCACAGGTATTTTCATAAATTCGTCGAAGTCTAGAACAGGCTTATTCACGTCCGAACAGCATGTCCAAGACTTGAGCCCTTCGTGAAATTTCTGACCAGGACATCGTGAGGCAAAGAAAAAAATTAAGAATTCGAATTACTTACTGGGCTACCTGGATGAAAGATACAAGGCTCAGTACTCGATTCGGAGTA harbors:
- a CDS encoding uncharacterized protein (BUSCO:EOG09261OIA), which codes for MHRHGTVVPSVCRRCIQSRTASTAVKSRVDLGKWARPNIEGGTTAGTKWQARNPSAGTRQTVKTTPSLGPTVKSFPSFPSGTFSRRTSHPYPHSGSSSEGAPWSTSLHSPPSRSRNSTEWSDRHKYNRDALPHVDVRPRDQNTHDNSKTRRSTWSTRMGGGDRRDIASDLQGQSAQQKSVPRSYENIPNTTQNPLVVVTEESGFFEGMDSGIGHPSTFQTRRDYPQPHKRSRGRGSIIERLNYLPSSSQPDLNDRQQRYKRTSEKQNVKKPKAFMEKRIIADVYIPSVVSVGTLAQLLNVRLEQLRRRMKRSGMAEEASYDHVLTSDYAVLLAEEFGKNPIVSDEMAFDIYPSPPHPNPSTLPHRPPVVTIMGHVDHGKTTLLDTLRSASVAKGEAGGITQHIGAFSVPVPGNTNITGGPKSITFLDTPGHAAFSAMRARGAGVTDIVVLVVAADDGIMPQTREVIEIIKKERDNLGVIVAINKVDKPGVDIEAVQKRLLSEGIQLEAFGGDVPSVAVSGLTGQGLPEFVETLSAIAEMQDLRAETDGPVHGHILESKMHKGLGAVATVLVSRGSLLVGSHIVSGTSQAKVRVMTDSSGKSVKSAGPGMTVTVSGWKTLPNAGDDVLQGSESTIKKAIANRQRKVDLEGSLVDVEAINNRRREERERRELEADGKVIEGEDERTGPKELRLVVKADVSGSAEAVVGVVQGIGNHLATTKVISSGVGDVTESDVTLAKTAGGIIVAFNVHVPRSMEVLAAQNNVSISSSGIIYRLIEQVTDHVVALLPVVVEKTVTGEATVLQVFEIQVKSKQTTKVAGCRVFNGVVERTKQARVLRDGEIVHEGLVETLRQIKKDVVEVRKGSECGLNLAGFSDLREGDVIQMFTTIEKPGKL